The Drosophila nasuta strain 15112-1781.00 chromosome 2R, ASM2355853v1, whole genome shotgun sequence genome segment AATTTTTGACACGAGGTTGTGCGTGTCTTTTCCTTTCTTTCTCGCTTTTTACTCGAACATGGGTGAGTCGTCGGCTTGATGAAAATGCGTTAAAATATCAAGAAAATCGTCAGTGATATGCTTAAAAACACTACAAAAGTGCACAGAATACACGAATGCAAGCGTTGCAATTAAGGAATatgtgaaaaatgtaaaattcgcTATATATTTGTGGCTTTTGAAATTTGAACAGCAGGCAAGCACCACCGCGTGCTAcagtgttgtgtgtgcatgtgtgtatgtgtgtgttggtgcgATTTTCTTGATGtttaacttaaaaattgaatggattgtaatttgtattttatttgtatcgATTTAAGGTATTAGCCGTGATAGTTCACACAAGCGTCGCGCCACTGGTGGCAAGCGTAAGTCGCTCCGCAAGAAGCGCAAGTTCGAGTTGGGCCGCCCCGCTGCCAACACCAAGGTGAGTTACCCCTCCCGCCCTCACTCAGCCCATATTAACTGTATATCGCCATTGTTGTTAAATGATGTTAACGCGTGTCAACTGCAATAAGCACGCGACTTGTTCGTGAGCAATATATCTTTGAtgatttaaatgcattatGTTCGGACTACTGATATCAATAAATGATTCTCTACATCTGACTTGTGATATGTTCGCCATATTATAACCTATCTTTTTATCTTACAGCTTGGCTCTTCCCGCGTGCACACCGTGCGCACTCGTGGTGGTAACACCAAGTTCCGCGCTCTGCGCCTCGAGAACGGCAACTTTGCGTGGGCCTCTGAGGGTGTTGCCCGCAAAACTCGTATTGCCGATGTTGTGTACAATGCCTCCAACAACGAGCTGGTGCGCACCAAGACGCTGGTGAAGAACAGCATTGTTGTCATCGATGCCACGCCATTCCGTCAATGGTACGAGTCACACTATGTGCTGCCTTTGGGACGCAAGCGTAATCCCAAGCACGCACAGAAGGAGGATGAGAACGATGTGCTGACCAAGAAGCGCAGCGAAAAGACCATGAAGAAGTATCTGGAACGCCAAAAGTACGGCAAGGTCGAGCAGGCTCTTGAGGATCAGTTCACCTCTGGTCGCATCTTGGGTATGTTTCTATTcccctctttttttttaagttagtTTGCTAGTCGATGATGAAAGAACTCTAGCGATCCAGCTACTTTTATGCATCAATCTTGTTTTAAGTGCGTTGCAGCCAGCTGGGTGTGATTTTTGCTTGTCATAGTTACTCTGATGACATTCGTATAAACTCTTTAGCTACACTTTTGTTTTGAATGTTTCTCTATCTAATGTATTTCTTCTCTCTATCTGCAGCTTGTATCTCTTCCCGCCCCGGACAGTGCGGTCGCTCCGATGGCTACATTCTGGAAGGCAAGGAATTGGAATTCTACCTTAAGAAGATCAAGTCTAAGAAATAAAGGCACTAGATAagaatgcaaaacaaacaactgatttgcaaacagaaacaaataaaacggcttgtttttttataagaaaaacttttaaaaccTTACTAATTGATCGCTATTGCAATTCAACTATGTTcaatagtttttgtttgtaatataacataatttctattaaaatcaaaaagagaGCGACCTTTTACAAAAGCTGAATATATACGTATTCTTTAATGCAGAAATCTTGAAGTTAATTACAAGGtagtttaatttgatttgtatgtTGAAATAATTATATCAGGGAATAGTCAACAAAATGGTAGTCGaatcttttttatataactaATGCTTATTATCTTAACGTGTTAGGTATTAGTTGGGCGAGTTTTTCAAGTTGACATCTATTGTTTATGGCTGAAAATTCGATATAATTGCTACATAGTTCGAACACTTCCCATCCATTGTATTGTGATAGCAAGAACTTTAATTCCCCGGACTATGGGTATAAAAGGCTTTACAAGAGACGTGACCGATACCATGAGCTATTGTTAATCAGCATGACGAGGTTGGGTTATGTCCATCAGGTAGCTGAAAGATAAACATATATTCCTTCCTGTCGATTAGTTTCCTGTAATTGAGTTGAAGTCATCACTAATCAATTTCGTCACCTGAAGCTGACAAATCCATCAGTAAAAGAATATTGTAAACAATCTTTGCTGCAGTTACAAATGCAATTGAaggaaataacaaaatatattatctAATCAGAATTGTATATCTAATACTAATTAATTTGCAGacatttgtgtattttagAAATGTATAATTGTTCTTTCGTATCGGATGGTGTGTTTATTTACTGGTTATTTTGTTAATCCAATGAAGTATTAATTTAACCAAGGAGTAGATTTTAAATCTGGATTCCTTATCTTTATTTGAAGGAGCAAAAATGTGTTAGCAGTTGAGTCCTTCACTAATAAAAGATTACACATGGATCAATTACAGAATTggatacaatttcaattatttatgtatcgacatcaattctaatttattatattattataatcatAGACTTCAAAAAAAGACGACTAGAGCTAGGATTACGTCAATTAGGTGGCTGCTTAGGTATTCATTTCTGAAATTCAATAGTAGCCATCACTAATTTCTTTCGCCAATGCGAAATAActcaaaaagtaaaaaaaagaaaacaataatgtttTGCTTAAATGAGAagtatatttatgtgtatatttttcGCTTGTTTCtatgcaattttaattcataCAGTTATGGTACAAAATATACGTAATCAATAACAATAGTTCAAATATCATTCGTATTTTAGAGTTGGctataattacaataacaCAAACGGTGCCAGTTATTCGTAGTCGAAGTGTTAATTAACATATCTATGTAGTTCTGTTCTAATCGAATAACTGGCAATTTGTACTgccaaatgaaaaatttttggaattttttgcAGTGGCTGCGAAGATAACAGAAAATTTAGTTTAGAGCAACTTTTATCCTAAATCGATTCcttagttgctgttgtttgttgctggcgATCGTTGATGATGGTGCGTGGGATGGGAAGAGCTACTCTGTTGTTCAGTGCTCGAATAGCATTGTCATGACTGCCATTAAAGCGATGCCAAAGATCAAAGCCAGCAGCTGTTTGACCGACTCCACGCGTTCCTCCTCCTTCAAGAGATCTGGTAATACTGTGACCAACGAAATGTGCAAAAATCCGCCAGCGGTGAATGGCATGATCCAAGATGTGCGCGCCTCTGCGAAGAGCAAGAATAGATTGAGGGAAAACTCCTTTACAGTGGTTGCCAAGTTGACTTACCCATTGCTGAGGTTACGCCGGAGCCGCCAATGGCGACGAGAGCGCCCAATAAACCGGCGCCGGCGGTCAGCAATTGGGCGCGTGCCGCATCCCAGCGACTGAAGCCGGATTTCAGCAGTATGGCGAAATCGCCAACTTCGTGTGGAATTTCATGGACTGCAATAAAAGTGAATTAGCCtcgaaaacacaaaatataatatggaaTTGCTTACGCAGTATGGCGAAAGTGGCCAGCACTCCGTGCCTAAACGAGACGAGGAAAGAACCCGCAACCGCGAGACCGTGTGTAAAGTTATCAATGGAATTGGCCAGCAGATTCAAGTAGCCAGCCACCTTCTTGGGCTGCTCCTTCGGACCCTTGGCCTTCTCCTCGCGTTCACGCAAAAAGCACACCTTATCCACATCCTCAATGTCACAGGCGCCACAGCTATCTACGGTCTGGCCTTCGGGCAATTTGCCGCCATGACGACGCAACAGACAATTGGCAATCTCCACACACTTGGGCTGTGGATTCTCCTCGTCGGCGCTCGTGTAGCCCGAGAAGATTTTCTCGACGATTGTGAAGATGAGTATTCCGGAAAGCACCCACAAACCGGAGCGCAGCGATGGATGACCGTCGGAGCCTGCAAATAGCAGAGAAAAACCACAAAGTAGGGAAATTACCTTATCTGCATTTGGTAGCAACAAAAGAGAGAA includes the following:
- the LOC132784666 gene encoding small ribosomal subunit protein eS8, with translation MGISRDSSHKRRATGGKRKSLRKKRKFELGRPAANTKLGSSRVHTVRTRGGNTKFRALRLENGNFAWASEGVARKTRIADVVYNASNNELVRTKTLVKNSIVVIDATPFRQWYESHYVLPLGRKRNPKHAQKEDENDVLTKKRSEKTMKKYLERQKYGKVEQALEDQFTSGRILACISSRPGQCGRSDGYILEGKELEFYLKKIKSKK
- the LOC132784665 gene encoding zinc transporter ZIP13 homolog, which encodes MNASSSFFDEHFGMIYANLVNQYVPEYIKSMEYTPWVFSLLGSVVIGLSGIFPLLIIPTNEKLAKEGYKDPSESKFLRVLLSFAVGGLLGDVFLHLLPEAWEGDNQSSDGHPSLRSGLWVLSGILIFTIVEKIFSGYTSADEENPQPKCVEIANCLLRRHGGKLPEGQTVDSCGACDIEDVDKVCFLREREEKAKGPKEQPKKVAGYLNLLANSIDNFTHGLAVAGSFLVSFRHGVLATFAILLHEIPHEVGDFAILLKSGFSRWDAARAQLLTAGAGLLGALVAIGGSGVTSAMEARTSWIMPFTAGGFLHISLVTVLPDLLKEEERVESVKQLLALIFGIALMAVMTMLFEH